Proteins encoded by one window of Cydia fagiglandana chromosome Z, ilCydFagi1.1, whole genome shotgun sequence:
- the LOC134678855 gene encoding leucine-rich repeat-containing protein 74B-like, translating to MSNDGSGEEEQPETDIIFEARRDSTSEEPPMSEWSSLTTKSEENLKKKQYEQGLYDPGSGEICAAYVAQSDSTVLRHPYYNYPRISDPGIISALFGPQPKKIYPSDGQEYYLAICKTTNQCPVRIFHRNLINTHINLSYYGVNPNGVRAMGMALEHNTFVTHFDLNDNWLNEDACYHLGQMLGKNSTLTSLNLCGCRIGLSGMSRICEGLKNNRALRVLNVSYCKIDDQGLEQLAHAIMFLSNVCELDLSHNAISGKGCLHLAEALETQNKLKSVNLSHNNLYSFQSGICSVLERLGDNPEFEYLNLSWNSLSGEKVATSISTVFKSKLLRHVDLNNNRLCDTPIITKLIAGFAKPKKMKCFDLSYNPLTLTDAQLVIQKFQRSKIQALNLEGVKVNPQFVDVLKTIQEKRKDVVVSHGYVQGGFKSTGPDARELVLNRMEYLGKKRKKHEVDIAVVILQLVKENITFLEPKDFRNRLKQLRVDLDEDLVNAVQKLWPGEPMNKGAKTIALNPLADHIKRKWPDRKAPPTPPPEPEPEPVPKKGNKKKKMKKKINK from the coding sequence ATGTCTAACGACGGTTCTGGTGAGGAAGAACAACCTGAAACCGACATTATCTTCGAAGCTCGGAGAGACTCGACCTCCGAAGAACCTCCGATGTCCGAGTGGTCTTCGCTTACCACGAAAAGTGAAGAGAACTTGAAGAAGAAACAGTATGAGCAAGGACTGTATGACCCTGGTAGCGGCGAGATATGTGCCGCCTACGTCGCACAGTCCGACAGCACAGTTCTCCGTCACCCCTACTACAACTACCCAAGAATATCCGACCCCGGTATAATTAGTGCACTATTCGGACCccagccaaaaaaaatttaccctagTGATGGCCAAGAATACTACTTAGCTATTTGCAAGACCACAAACCAATGTCCTGTGAGAATATTTCACAGAAACTTGATAAATACACATATTAATTTGAGTTACTACGGGGTCAATCCCAACGGAGTGCGAGCCATGGGCATGGCCTTGGAGCATAATACTTTTGTCACACATTTTGACCTAAATGACAACTGGCTAAACGAAGATGCATGCTATCATCTGGGGCAGATGCTGGGAAAGAATTCCACGCTTACCAGCTTAAATTTATGCGGGTGCCGCATTGGACTTAGCGGGATGAGCAGAATATGCGAAGGTCTTAAAAATAATAGGGCACTGAGAGTGCTGAACGTCAGTTACTGCAAAATCGACGACCAAGGACTCGAGCAACTCGCTCACGCCATAATGTTTCTTTCGAATGTATGTGAACTAGATTTGTCACATAATGCGATTTCCGGAAAAGGTTGTCTACATTTGGCCGAAGCACTGGAGACGCAAAACAAACTTAAGTCTGTAAATTTATCTCACAACAATCTGTATTCGTTCCAGTCCGGCATCTGTAGCGTACTTGAGCGTCTAGGAGACAATCCGGAATTTGAGTACTTAAATTTATCCTGGAACTCACTCAGTGGAGAAAAAGTAGCTACTAGTATTAGTACCGTATTTAAATCCAAACTCTTACGCCACGTAGATCTTAATAACAACAGGTTATGCGACACTCCGATCATAACAAAATTAATAGCCGGGTTTGCTAAGCCGAAGAAGATGAAGTGTTTCGATTTGTCATATAATCCACTTACCCTAACGGATGCTCAGCTAGTTATCCAGAAGTTCCAAAGGAGCAAAATACAAGCCCTTAATTTAGAGGGTGTTAAAGTCAACCCACAGTTTGTAGATGTATTAAAAACCATTCAAGAAAAAAGGAAAGATGTCGTTGTTTCGCACGGGTACGTGCAAGGTGGCTTTAAGTCCACTGGACCGGATGCGAGAGAGCTCGTATTGAATAGAATGGAATATTTAGGGAAAAAACGTAAGAAACATGAGGTCGATATAGCTGTCGTGATTCTACAGTTAGTTAAAGAAAATATCACGTTTCTTGAACCAAAAGATTTTAGGAACAGATTGAAGCAATTAAGAGTGGATTTGGACGAGGACCTTGTGAACGCAGTTCAGAAACTTTGGCCGGGGGAGCCGATGAACAAAGGTGCCAAGACGATAGCCTTAAATCCACTAGCGGATCATATTAAAAGAAAGTGGCCGGATAGAAAAGCACCGCCTACACCGCCACCCGAGCCTGAACCAGAGCCAGTCCCAAAgaaaggaaataaaaaaaagaaaatgaagaaaaaaataaataaataa